The DNA region CGGTGACGCCCAGCAGACCGATGGCACGACTGCGGGATTGCCCCGCGCCCTGCACCCATTCGCCGAGGAGGGTCGCTACGTCGAGGTCGACCTCTCCGAGACTCCAGTCACACTCGCCTGTCTGTACCTGCCCAAGGGTGCCACCCCAGATCCTCAGGACCAGGCCGCGGTGGACAAGCAGGCTCGCAAGGAAAGCTTCCTTGCCGGTTTCGCCCGTCATCTCACGGCAACCCGTAGACGCGCCGCCAAGGAGGGTCGCCAGTTCCTCGTCATGGGGGACTTCAACATTGCCCACGAGAACGCCGACCTCAAGAACTGGCGGTCCAACCGGAGGAATGAGGGGTTCCTTCCCCAGGAACGCGAGTGGTTCAGCTCAATCCTCTCCCCACGCACCCTCGTCGACGTCGTGCGTGCCGCCCACCCCGAGGAGAACGGCCCCTACTCGTGGTGGAGCTGGCGGGGCAAGGCCTTCGTCAATGACGCCGGATGGCGCATCGACTACCAGTTGGCGACTCCCGATCTCGCCAACTCGGCCACCGCAGCTGGCACTGACCGTGACCCCTCCTACGAGGAACGGATCTCCGACCACGCCCCGGTGGTCGTCGACTACGAGTTCTGAAGAGCAATCTCACCCGTGGGCACCAGGGCTGCATCAGGGCCTCATGTGTGGGCCCTGGATGGGTGGGCTCCAGTGTCGCTGCTCAGACTCCGTCGAACATCTGCTCGACCCGACGCCGCGGAACGTCAGCCAGGCTGGCATGGCTCCAGTGCGGGGTGCGATCCTTGTCGACGAGCTGGGCACGAACCCCCTCGGCGAAATCCGAATCGGCTGTGAAGGCGTGACCCAGTGCGGTGTCGGTGGCGAGCACCTGGGCCAGGCTGGTGGCCTCCTCGGCCCGAAGCACCGCTTCCAGGGCGACGGCCACCGAGAGAGGACACCGGGTGGCGATGAGCTGCGCAGCCTCGTGCGCCCGTGGGTCGGGGTGCTGCTGCAACCGGGAGACGACCTCCAGCGGGTCGGCGCAGTCGTAGCACTCCTGGATCCATGACGAGTCCCGGGCAAGTTGGCTGGCTGACGCGTCGACCTGCACCGGACGCTCCTGGGCGTCGACGACCTCGTCCACCAGACCGGCCCACAGGGCGGAGGGTGCGTCGATGCTGGCTCCGGTCATGGCCAGGTGCCGTCCGACCAGACGCGGTGCGCGGGACAGCTCGAAGGTCATGCCGACATCGGGCCACAGTCCGATACCCACCTCCGGCATGGCGAGGACGAGGTCGTCCCGCGCACTCACGTGCTGCCGGATGGACATTCCCAGTCCCCCGCCCATGCTGATCCCGTGCAGGTGGGTCTCACCGGGTAGGGCGGCAACCGTTGCGTCGACCACGTACTCGTGCTCCAACCAGTCACCCGCCGCATGTGGGTCGTCCATGGCGATCTCCCGCAGCAGGCGCACGTCGGCCCCGGCACAGAACCCACGTTCCCCCTCACCGCGGATCTCGACCCGGTCAGCC from Cutibacterium granulosum includes:
- a CDS encoding exodeoxyribonuclease III, which encodes MRIATFNVNGIRAAQRRGFESWIAHRSPDVLGLQEVRCRPADLPAGIFSGYHVAWQPGGRAGRNGVALLTREEPAAVRAWGPDLVTMAPNGDAQQTDGTTAGLPRALHPFAEEGRYVEVDLSETPVTLACLYLPKGATPDPQDQAAVDKQARKESFLAGFARHLTATRRRAAKEGRQFLVMGDFNIAHENADLKNWRSNRRNEGFLPQEREWFSSILSPRTLVDVVRAAHPEENGPYSWWSWRGKAFVNDAGWRIDYQLATPDLANSATAAGTDRDPSYEERISDHAPVVVDYEF
- a CDS encoding enoyl-CoA hydratase/isomerase family protein encodes the protein MTQPTTEAVGDDIRIERTHGLTHITLTRPRAINSLTTQMLDAVQQGTAGADRVEIRGEGERGFCAGADVRLLREIAMDDPHAAGDWLEHEYVVDATVAALPGETHLHGISMGGGLGMSIRQHVSARDDLVLAMPEVGIGLWPDVGMTFELSRAPRLVGRHLAMTGASIDAPSALWAGLVDEVVDAQERPVQVDASASQLARDSSWIQECYDCADPLEVVSRLQQHPDPRAHEAAQLIATRCPLSVAVALEAVLRAEEATSLAQVLATDTALGHAFTADSDFAEGVRAQLVDKDRTPHWSHASLADVPRRRVEQMFDGV